The Luteolibacter arcticus genome has a window encoding:
- the gyrB gene encoding DNA topoisomerase (ATP-hydrolyzing) subunit B — protein MSEEHQEPEKADTNVSGDQEYGAAQIDKLEGLEAVRKRPGMYIGDPDERGLHHCVFEVLDNSIDEHLAGYCDRIRVSIHVDGSISVADNGRGIPVDIHPKFGIPAVELVLTNLHAGGKFGQGAYKYSGGLHGVGAKCVNALSDWFKAEVYRGGKVHAISFERGKTTQPLHVVGEVDPKRTGTTITFFPDATIFVDTIEFQFDRLSTRLRELAFLNPGLTIDLEDERPESARKTSFFYAKGIIEFVNELGKNKTVIHDEPVTINGKRQIDIDYDGKQSQEDVFADIVFQYNDSYNDQILCFANSIPNADGGTHLTGFRTALTRGINQYAKANKILKEKDVALTGDDVREGLVCVISVKMPSPRFSSQTKGKLVNSEIEGVVSSIVYEGLVQYFDENPALAKKIIEKSLNAARAREAARKARETVRKSALSGGGLPGKLADCSERDPAKSELYIVEGDSAGGSAKQGRDRRTQAILPLRGKLINVEKARLHRALQNKEIQNLITAIGAGIGDGEQDGSFNIDKVRYHKVVIMTDADVDGSHIRTLLLTFFCRHMPELVKRGFLYIAQPPLYLVTRKKRSEYVQDNDQLNRILIELGSSEVELRTQDQSRSFSADELKTILENLSSLSRYSNSIEGNGGRFKDYLAARSGGRLPEYMVRVRIGNEESVLYFADEEALRAYATENRDLRLFDEPLSDEVHAAHTGPSRRANLHELHESHAIAKIFSRLNESGIDTAKFSDDDTPLFELLEGDGEKQKIHPVFSLPEVLVRVLEIASRGVQIKRFKGLGEMNAKQLFETTMDPGTRQFLRVRLDEDNAVEADKMFDVLMGDIVEPRKRFIEDNALNVRNLDV, from the coding sequence ATGTCCGAAGAGCATCAGGAGCCTGAAAAGGCCGATACGAACGTCAGCGGAGACCAGGAGTACGGTGCCGCGCAGATCGACAAACTCGAAGGCTTGGAGGCCGTCCGCAAGCGCCCCGGCATGTACATCGGCGACCCCGATGAGCGCGGCCTGCATCACTGCGTCTTCGAGGTTCTCGACAACTCGATCGACGAACACCTCGCCGGCTATTGCGATCGCATCAGGGTCTCGATCCACGTCGATGGCTCGATCTCCGTCGCTGACAACGGCCGCGGCATTCCCGTCGATATCCACCCGAAGTTTGGCATACCCGCGGTCGAGCTGGTGCTGACCAATCTCCACGCCGGAGGCAAGTTCGGCCAAGGCGCCTACAAATACTCCGGCGGTCTCCACGGCGTCGGTGCGAAGTGCGTCAACGCGCTCTCCGATTGGTTCAAGGCCGAGGTCTATCGCGGGGGCAAGGTCCATGCGATCTCCTTCGAGCGCGGCAAGACCACCCAGCCGCTGCACGTGGTCGGCGAGGTGGATCCGAAGCGCACCGGCACGACGATCACCTTCTTCCCGGACGCGACGATCTTTGTCGATACCATCGAGTTCCAGTTCGACCGGCTCTCGACCCGCCTGCGCGAACTCGCCTTCCTCAATCCCGGCCTGACCATCGATCTCGAGGACGAGCGGCCGGAGTCGGCGCGCAAGACGTCCTTCTTCTATGCGAAGGGCATCATCGAGTTCGTCAACGAGCTCGGGAAGAACAAGACGGTCATCCACGACGAGCCGGTCACCATTAACGGCAAGCGCCAGATCGACATCGATTATGATGGCAAGCAGTCGCAGGAGGATGTCTTCGCCGACATCGTCTTCCAATACAACGACTCCTACAACGACCAGATCCTCTGCTTCGCGAACTCGATCCCGAATGCGGACGGCGGCACCCACCTTACCGGTTTCCGCACGGCACTGACCCGCGGCATCAACCAGTATGCCAAGGCCAACAAGATCCTGAAGGAAAAGGATGTCGCTCTAACAGGCGATGACGTCCGCGAAGGTCTGGTCTGCGTGATTTCGGTCAAGATGCCGAGCCCGCGCTTCTCCTCGCAGACCAAGGGCAAGCTGGTGAACTCGGAGATCGAGGGCGTGGTTTCCTCAATCGTCTATGAGGGCCTGGTCCAGTACTTCGACGAGAACCCGGCGCTGGCGAAGAAGATCATCGAGAAGTCTCTGAATGCTGCCCGTGCCCGCGAGGCTGCCCGCAAGGCCCGCGAGACGGTGCGCAAGTCCGCGCTTTCCGGCGGCGGCCTGCCCGGCAAGCTGGCCGACTGTTCGGAGCGCGATCCGGCGAAGTCCGAGCTCTACATTGTCGAAGGTGACTCCGCAGGTGGCTCGGCCAAGCAAGGCCGGGATCGCCGCACGCAGGCCATCCTGCCGCTGCGCGGAAAGCTCATCAACGTCGAGAAGGCCCGCCTTCACCGCGCGCTTCAGAACAAGGAAATCCAGAACCTGATCACCGCGATCGGTGCCGGCATCGGCGATGGCGAGCAGGATGGATCCTTCAACATCGACAAGGTCCGCTATCACAAGGTCGTCATCATGACCGATGCCGACGTCGACGGCTCGCACATCCGCACGCTGCTACTGACCTTCTTTTGCCGTCACATGCCGGAGCTGGTGAAGCGGGGTTTCCTCTACATCGCGCAGCCGCCTCTCTACCTCGTGACGCGCAAGAAGCGCTCCGAGTACGTGCAGGATAATGACCAGCTCAACCGGATCCTCATTGAGCTCGGATCCAGCGAAGTGGAACTCCGGACGCAGGATCAGTCCCGCAGCTTCTCTGCGGACGAGCTCAAGACGATCCTGGAAAACCTGTCCTCGCTTTCCCGCTACTCGAACTCGATCGAGGGCAACGGTGGCCGCTTCAAGGACTACCTCGCCGCCCGTAGCGGGGGACGTCTGCCGGAATACATGGTCCGCGTCCGTATTGGCAATGAGGAGAGCGTCCTTTACTTCGCGGACGAGGAAGCACTCCGGGCCTATGCCACGGAGAACCGTGATCTTCGTCTCTTCGACGAGCCTCTGAGCGACGAGGTTCACGCCGCGCACACGGGTCCTTCCCGTCGCGCCAATCTCCACGAGCTTCACGAGTCCCACGCGATTGCCAAGATCTTCAGCCGCCTCAATGAGAGCGGCATCGATACCGCGAAGTTCTCGGATGACGATACGCCGCTCTTCGAGCTGCTCGAAGGCGATGGCGAGAAGCAGAAGATTCACCCGGTCTTTTCCTTGCCGGAGGTCCTCGTGCGCGTCTTGGAAATCGCCAGCCGCGGCGTCCAGATCAAGCGCTTCAAGGGTCTCGGCGAAATGAACGCCAAGCAGCTCTTCGAAACCACCATGGACCCGGGGACCCGTCAGTTCCTGCGCGTCCGCCTGGATGAAGACAACGCCGTCGAGGCCGACAAGATGTTCGACGTCCTCATGGGCGACATCGTCGAGCCGCGGAAGCGCTTCATCGAGGACAACGCGTTGAACGTTCGGAATCTGGATGTGTGA
- a CDS encoding Amuc_1098 family type IV pilus outer membrane protein — MHRTCSTAAALMAVAAVMPVTLTVANAGEGYSGGGSYSGLAQKEMIRRQNAVATSDKLRDEGREAYAKGDYKVAVDKYKAALDALPDAPMVQDRRTYLTQLLADGSSALGEQYRKLGKYDEARQLATDVLALNPNNAEAKRLQDYLDDPIRTNPALTFEHTQNTDEVRRKLYIAEGNYNLGKFDDAHRTYEDVIRIDPYNKAARRGMEQVAQARADYYRAAYDHTRAQLLAEVDRAWELAVPPIVTEDLSDQGTAVQNSGATYIINKLRTIIIPVIDFDNTSVEEAIDFLRVRANEFDTQELDPAKKGINFVIRKPRGGAGADPALEDAAAGGLGATQDPGALRIDQLSLRNVPLAEVLRYICEKTKLRYKVDDYAVTLVPATETGEDLINRTFNVPPDFLARLGGSVGADAGGGGGDDPFATDGGTGGASIKPRPKIGDVLKEQGVAPVDGSSATLTGSKLVVRDTPTNVDRIEALVQSVVTEAPKQVKISTKFVEISQENTDELGFDWIVSPFGLSANQVFASGGTVGNGQARTNTDFITDVAGVTIPGIPADPSTDVTNIVTAGNRTGLGAVNRNSIDAILNNTDRSDTSATPAPGIAALTGLFSDGQVQMIMRGLAQKKGTDLMTAPSITARSGEKALIEIIREFIYPTEYEPPELPNSIGSSFSDGGGLGGLGGGASSFPVTPATPTSFETRNTGITLEIEPTIGGNDFVIDLRFAPEIVEFEGFVNYGSPIQSPATDFLGNPTTVTITENRIEMPVFSTRRVTTALTIYDGYTVAVGGLMREDVQTVEDKVPIFGDIPIVGRLFQSRAENRIKSNLIIFVTAQIIDATGRPLRGVDSMQPAPSTTPDGMGDVSVGGGDATVLPMPPP; from the coding sequence ATGCATCGCACCTGCAGCACCGCCGCCGCCCTCATGGCAGTGGCCGCTGTGATGCCGGTCACGCTGACAGTCGCCAACGCCGGAGAAGGATATTCCGGCGGCGGTAGCTACAGCGGACTTGCCCAGAAAGAAATGATCCGCCGCCAGAACGCGGTCGCCACTTCGGACAAGCTCCGCGACGAAGGTCGCGAAGCGTATGCCAAGGGCGACTACAAGGTGGCCGTGGACAAGTACAAAGCCGCTCTGGACGCTCTGCCAGATGCGCCCATGGTCCAGGACCGCCGGACCTATCTTACCCAGCTTCTTGCTGATGGTTCGTCCGCCCTCGGCGAACAGTATCGCAAGCTCGGCAAGTACGATGAGGCCCGCCAGCTCGCCACCGACGTGCTCGCGCTGAACCCGAACAACGCGGAAGCCAAGCGCCTGCAGGATTATCTCGACGATCCGATCCGCACCAACCCGGCGCTCACCTTCGAGCACACGCAGAACACCGACGAAGTCCGCCGCAAGCTCTACATCGCTGAAGGCAACTACAACCTCGGGAAGTTCGACGACGCGCACCGGACCTACGAGGACGTCATCCGCATCGACCCTTACAACAAGGCTGCCCGTCGTGGCATGGAGCAGGTCGCCCAGGCCCGCGCTGACTACTACCGCGCCGCCTACGATCACACTCGCGCCCAGCTTCTCGCTGAAGTGGACCGCGCCTGGGAGTTGGCCGTGCCTCCGATCGTGACCGAAGATCTGAGCGATCAAGGAACGGCCGTCCAGAACAGCGGTGCGACTTACATCATCAACAAGCTTCGCACGATCATCATCCCGGTGATCGACTTCGACAACACCTCGGTTGAAGAAGCCATCGACTTCCTTCGTGTCCGTGCCAACGAGTTCGACACCCAGGAGCTCGACCCGGCCAAGAAGGGCATCAACTTCGTCATCCGCAAGCCGCGTGGCGGTGCCGGTGCCGATCCGGCCCTGGAAGACGCCGCCGCAGGTGGTCTCGGTGCAACTCAAGACCCCGGTGCCCTGCGCATCGACCAACTGAGCCTGCGCAACGTGCCGCTTGCCGAAGTCCTTCGCTACATCTGCGAAAAGACCAAGCTGCGCTACAAGGTGGACGACTACGCCGTTACCCTGGTGCCTGCCACCGAGACCGGTGAAGACCTGATCAACCGCACCTTCAACGTGCCGCCGGACTTCCTCGCTCGCCTTGGTGGCAGCGTTGGTGCCGACGCGGGCGGTGGTGGTGGCGACGACCCGTTCGCGACCGACGGCGGCACCGGTGGTGCTTCCATCAAGCCGCGTCCGAAGATCGGCGACGTGCTCAAGGAGCAAGGTGTGGCCCCGGTGGACGGTTCTTCCGCCACCCTGACCGGCTCCAAGCTGGTGGTGCGCGACACCCCGACCAACGTCGACCGCATCGAAGCGCTGGTGCAGTCGGTGGTGACCGAAGCTCCGAAGCAGGTGAAGATCTCCACCAAGTTCGTGGAAATCTCCCAGGAGAACACCGACGAGCTCGGCTTCGACTGGATCGTCTCGCCCTTCGGCCTTTCCGCCAACCAAGTCTTCGCCAGCGGTGGCACGGTCGGCAACGGCCAGGCCCGCACGAACACCGACTTCATCACCGATGTTGCCGGCGTGACCATCCCGGGGATCCCGGCTGACCCGAGCACCGATGTGACCAACATCGTGACCGCGGGCAACCGCACGGGTCTCGGCGCGGTCAACCGCAACAGCATCGACGCCATCCTGAACAACACCGACCGCTCCGACACGAGCGCGACCCCGGCTCCGGGCATTGCCGCCCTGACCGGTCTGTTCTCCGATGGCCAGGTGCAGATGATCATGCGCGGTCTCGCCCAGAAGAAGGGCACCGACCTGATGACCGCTCCGAGCATCACCGCTCGCTCCGGTGAGAAGGCGCTGATCGAAATCATCCGCGAATTCATCTACCCGACCGAATACGAGCCCCCGGAACTTCCGAACTCGATCGGCAGCAGCTTCTCCGACGGCGGTGGCCTTGGTGGCCTCGGTGGCGGTGCAAGCTCCTTCCCGGTCACTCCGGCCACTCCGACCTCGTTCGAGACCCGGAACACCGGTATCACGCTGGAAATCGAGCCGACCATCGGTGGCAATGACTTCGTGATCGACCTCCGCTTCGCACCGGAAATCGTCGAGTTCGAAGGCTTCGTCAACTACGGCAGCCCGATCCAATCGCCAGCGACCGACTTCCTCGGCAACCCGACGACGGTGACCATCACCGAAAACCGGATCGAAATGCCGGTCTTCTCGACCCGCCGCGTGACCACGGCGCTGACCATCTATGACGGCTACACCGTCGCGGTCGGCGGCCTGATGCGCGAGGACGTGCAGACGGTTGAGGACAAGGTGCCGATTTTCGGTGACATCCCGATCGTTGGCCGCCTGTTCCAGTCCCGCGCGGAGAACCGGATCAAGAGCAATCTGATCATCTTCGTGACCGCGCAGATCATCGATGCCACCGGCCGTCCGCTCCGCGGAGTCGATTCGATGCAGCCGGCTCCATCCACCACGCCTGACGGCATGGGTGACGTGTCCGTCGGTGGTGGCGATGCAACCGTCCTGCCGATGCCGCCTCCGTAA
- the rho gene encoding transcription termination factor Rho, with translation MLVFGLSGGIASGKSTACRILGEVCPGAVIFDADACVHRLYESDPVVVSGVRARFGGGVIGGSGGVDRPALRQAVFGDAAARRDLEAIVHPRVWEECLESLAAARKLPASLFVADIPLLFENAFDFGQHGNLLVAAGLETRYRRIRNRNGFDDATIASILAAQMPQEEKLRRADHVLWNEGPPSVLEAQWLRFLQSHAIMSDDTRLPETPAAEPAVQEAAPLPQTIDINAFRLKPLGELLTMAEAVPARITPGAPKTQLVFELLSFYANEGANLIGEGIVEQAKENYAMLRDPARSFRTSPDDLYINGHLLRDHALRAGNRVKVRIRAPRDRDKYLSAVEILEIEGIPAAEYKTPKEFDKLTPLFPDRRIVLEADGPEAVGVRVLDLVAPLGKGQRGLIVAPPRGGKTILLKQIAKAIRRNHPEIELIVVLLDERPEEVTDFEETVGTTVYASTFDEAPRRHAQVADLVIERARRLVEQGKDVVLLLDSLTRLARGHNSANQGGPIGSGGVSPVALQKSRKFFGNARNVEEGGSLTVLATALIETESRMDDVIFEEFKGTGNMEVRLDRELAERRVYPAIHIPQSGTRNDERLYHPDEFLKVLDLRKQLAQLPIGDAIEMLLKNLKATKTNAELLLRGLR, from the coding sequence GTGCTCGTCTTTGGCCTCAGCGGCGGGATCGCCAGCGGGAAATCGACCGCCTGCCGGATCCTCGGGGAAGTTTGCCCCGGTGCGGTGATCTTTGATGCGGATGCCTGCGTGCACCGCCTTTACGAGAGTGACCCGGTGGTCGTCTCCGGCGTCCGCGCGCGCTTTGGCGGTGGGGTGATCGGCGGATCCGGCGGGGTGGATCGACCGGCGCTACGGCAAGCCGTCTTCGGCGATGCGGCGGCCCGGCGCGACCTGGAGGCGATCGTTCATCCCCGGGTGTGGGAGGAATGTCTTGAATCTTTGGCTGCCGCCCGCAAACTACCGGCGTCCCTGTTCGTGGCGGACATTCCGCTCCTGTTCGAGAACGCCTTCGATTTCGGGCAGCACGGAAACCTTCTGGTGGCGGCCGGTCTCGAAACCCGGTACCGGCGGATCCGCAACCGGAATGGCTTCGACGATGCCACCATTGCTTCCATTCTCGCGGCGCAGATGCCGCAGGAGGAGAAGCTGCGCAGGGCCGACCATGTTTTATGGAACGAGGGACCACCCTCGGTTCTCGAGGCGCAGTGGCTGCGCTTCCTTCAATCCCACGCCATCATGAGCGACGATACCCGCCTGCCTGAAACTCCTGCCGCCGAACCGGCTGTCCAGGAAGCAGCCCCCTTGCCCCAGACCATCGATATCAATGCCTTCCGCCTGAAGCCGCTCGGCGAGCTGCTGACGATGGCCGAGGCCGTGCCCGCACGAATCACTCCGGGGGCGCCGAAAACGCAGCTCGTGTTCGAGTTGCTTAGCTTCTACGCGAATGAAGGAGCGAATTTGATCGGCGAGGGAATCGTCGAGCAGGCGAAGGAGAACTATGCTATGCTGCGCGACCCGGCCCGGAGCTTCCGGACCTCGCCGGATGACCTCTACATCAATGGCCACCTGCTGCGGGACCACGCCCTGCGCGCCGGCAACCGGGTGAAGGTGCGGATCCGTGCGCCGCGTGACCGCGACAAGTATCTTTCCGCCGTCGAGATCCTCGAGATCGAGGGCATCCCCGCTGCCGAATACAAGACCCCGAAGGAATTCGACAAGCTCACCCCGCTGTTTCCCGACCGCAGGATCGTCCTCGAAGCGGACGGGCCGGAGGCAGTGGGCGTCCGCGTGTTGGACCTCGTGGCCCCGCTTGGCAAGGGCCAGCGCGGCTTGATCGTCGCCCCGCCGCGTGGTGGCAAGACGATCCTGCTGAAGCAGATCGCCAAGGCGATTCGCCGCAATCACCCGGAGATCGAGTTGATCGTGGTGCTGCTGGATGAGCGGCCGGAGGAAGTGACGGATTTCGAGGAGACGGTGGGAACCACCGTGTATGCCTCCACCTTCGATGAGGCACCCCGGCGTCACGCGCAGGTCGCCGATTTGGTGATCGAGCGGGCCCGGCGCCTGGTGGAGCAGGGGAAGGATGTCGTGCTATTGCTGGACAGCCTCACCCGGCTCGCCCGCGGCCACAACTCCGCCAACCAAGGCGGCCCGATCGGCAGCGGCGGCGTCAGCCCGGTGGCCCTCCAGAAATCGCGCAAATTCTTCGGCAATGCCCGCAATGTCGAAGAAGGCGGCAGCCTGACCGTGCTCGCCACCGCCCTGATCGAGACCGAAAGCCGGATGGACGACGTAATCTTCGAGGAATTCAAGGGCACCGGCAACATGGAGGTCCGGCTGGACCGGGAGCTGGCGGAACGGCGCGTTTACCCCGCGATTCATATTCCCCAGAGCGGCACTCGCAATGACGAGCGCCTGTATCATCCAGATGAATTCCTGAAGGTGTTGGATCTACGTAAGCAGCTTGCCCAGTTGCCGATCGGTGACGCCATCGAGATGCTTTTGAAAAACCTCAAGGCGACGAAGACGAATGCCGAGCTTCTACTTCGCGGGCTGCGGTGA
- a CDS encoding ribonuclease D, with translation MSSPVLVHTSEDLAALLSRSEPSDLCAIDTEADSLHRYRESLCLVQFSCSGENVLIDPLEIENLAPLGAFLEGRTVWMHGADYDMTMLRRSFGVLPPAVYDTQIGARLLGVRRFGLADLVELYFGVVLSKSSQKADWGKRPLSPKMMEYALNDVHFLLPMGEKISAELQSKGRYEWFLESCDAARIKVLERDETRGEPWRIQGSGRLDRCGLNFLKSLWEWRDLEASSWDRPSFMVATNRQLIDWSLSLAAAKRIEIPPHYRPERRKRLTDALEVARARDPQEWPEKPRGLRRRRDSEFDARVAALISLRDAKAAALDIDGSLIAPRSLIELIADGEATPEEVLLNWQRECLGMA, from the coding sequence ATGTCGTCACCTGTTTTGGTCCACACGTCTGAAGATCTTGCAGCGCTCTTGAGTCGCTCGGAACCCTCGGACCTTTGCGCCATCGATACCGAGGCGGACAGCCTCCATCGCTACCGCGAATCCCTCTGTCTGGTACAGTTCTCCTGCTCTGGGGAGAATGTCCTGATCGACCCTCTCGAGATCGAAAATCTTGCACCTCTGGGAGCCTTCCTCGAGGGGCGGACCGTGTGGATGCACGGGGCCGATTACGACATGACCATGCTGCGCCGGTCCTTCGGGGTTCTGCCGCCGGCGGTCTATGACACCCAGATCGGTGCCCGGCTGCTCGGGGTGAGGCGTTTCGGTTTGGCGGATCTGGTCGAGCTGTATTTCGGCGTGGTGCTCTCCAAATCGTCGCAGAAGGCGGATTGGGGCAAGCGCCCACTCTCGCCGAAGATGATGGAATACGCGCTCAACGACGTGCATTTCCTGCTGCCGATGGGAGAGAAAATCTCCGCGGAGCTTCAGTCGAAGGGCCGCTACGAATGGTTCCTGGAAAGCTGCGATGCCGCTCGTATCAAGGTGCTGGAGCGGGATGAGACGCGCGGGGAGCCGTGGAGGATCCAGGGGTCCGGCAGGCTGGATCGCTGCGGCCTGAATTTTCTCAAGTCGCTGTGGGAATGGCGGGATCTCGAGGCCTCCTCGTGGGATCGCCCGTCCTTCATGGTGGCGACCAATCGACAACTCATCGACTGGAGCCTGTCGCTCGCGGCGGCCAAACGAATCGAGATCCCGCCCCACTACCGCCCGGAACGTCGCAAGCGCTTGACCGACGCCTTGGAAGTCGCGCGCGCCCGCGATCCCCAGGAGTGGCCGGAGAAACCTCGCGGCCTGCGGAGGCGGCGCGATTCGGAATTTGACGCCCGCGTGGCGGCCTTGATTTCGCTCCGCGATGCCAAGGCGGCGGCGCTCGATATCGACGGCTCCTTGATTGCTCCACGCTCCCTCATCGAGTTGATTGCAGACGGTGAAGCGACTCCGGAAGAGGTGCTGCTGAACTGGCAGCGCGAGTGTCTCGGGATGGCCTGA
- a CDS encoding Amuc_1099 family pilus-like system protein, which produces MSQLPKNFEKILLGVGGVAAVAFAGLGFMKSGAVEADFARDVPSTGGKAIEVPEAPAASKAVSSLTSNRVIEQAEHDGSPVDTFVGIPLFADKNDATKSVDPRKGEPVHPGIPNKWWLETKADMTFANSPDRDDDGDGFTNRQEFEGKTHPVDAKDFPPLVTKLAYIKDESTMWYVQFGLESGGKWAPRFVGLAPGTTTRLQNRVSAVEMLSPGDTFFKEGVFANRFKFTGLEERDFTSEKTKLTQKVKIALYEELKENKKGTKYESRAGLPDAELEANAYHDRIAVLDLKAIGFGGKEFKVEEMTKFALPPDAPTKDYLLKKVTPAGIEVEYADKDGKTQTLEIPKGGTP; this is translated from the coding sequence ATGTCCCAGCTTCCAAAGAACTTCGAAAAAATCCTGCTTGGCGTTGGCGGCGTGGCCGCCGTTGCATTCGCCGGCTTGGGTTTCATGAAATCCGGCGCCGTTGAGGCCGACTTTGCCCGCGATGTCCCCTCGACCGGGGGCAAGGCGATCGAAGTGCCCGAGGCGCCCGCCGCTTCCAAGGCGGTTTCCTCGCTCACCTCCAACCGGGTGATCGAACAGGCCGAGCATGACGGCAGCCCGGTGGACACCTTCGTCGGGATTCCGCTGTTTGCCGACAAGAACGACGCGACCAAGTCGGTCGATCCCCGTAAAGGCGAACCGGTCCACCCGGGCATTCCCAACAAGTGGTGGCTCGAGACCAAGGCCGACATGACCTTCGCAAATTCCCCGGATCGAGACGACGACGGCGATGGCTTCACCAACCGCCAGGAATTCGAGGGCAAGACCCATCCGGTCGATGCCAAGGACTTCCCGCCGCTGGTCACGAAGTTGGCTTACATCAAGGACGAGTCCACGATGTGGTATGTCCAGTTCGGTCTGGAATCCGGTGGCAAGTGGGCGCCCCGTTTCGTCGGACTCGCTCCAGGCACCACCACCCGCCTCCAGAACCGCGTCAGCGCGGTGGAGATGCTCAGCCCGGGAGACACCTTCTTCAAGGAGGGCGTCTTCGCCAACCGCTTCAAATTCACCGGGCTAGAGGAACGCGACTTCACCAGCGAGAAAACGAAGCTGACCCAGAAGGTGAAAATCGCGCTCTACGAGGAGCTCAAGGAGAACAAGAAGGGCACCAAGTATGAGTCGCGGGCCGGCCTGCCGGATGCCGAGCTGGAGGCCAACGCCTACCATGACCGGATCGCCGTGCTTGACCTGAAGGCCATCGGCTTCGGAGGCAAGGAATTCAAGGTCGAGGAAATGACCAAATTCGCGCTCCCGCCGGATGCTCCAACGAAGGATTACCTGCTCAAGAAAGTCACGCCCGCGGGGATCGAAGTTGAGTACGCCGACAAGGACGGAAAGACCCAAACCCTCGAAATTCCGAAGGGCGGCACGCCTTAA
- a CDS encoding Amuc_1100 family pilus-like protein yields the protein MSWIQENKFAAGLGGITAVAAAGLIFWGVKASGDYTAAKDEYTTAADEVEKMAQAKVYPSEANLQAKKKAVTDYEKSVGDMQKAFDKFRAPTPPNVDPAAFSDTLLKAKDVAKKAFDEVRPQATELPGEFFLGLEAYTTSPPERGATGILTYQLEALSELMANLAAAGPTKLINIHRPQLEEESGKPFDAKGKSYRALPVEVSFYGNEASLRKFVSSLDDSKAHYYVVRSIRVINEKAKAPTAADGNFETGEDEAKPEGGAAADPFGGAGGAGGFVLPGDEPAAPPADGAAPAPAGAPAAAPADAAAPAAGGDGVILQQVLGSEKLNVFLRIDIIQFLEAPVDAKKASVEAKKATVEAQKP from the coding sequence ATGAGCTGGATCCAGGAAAACAAATTTGCCGCCGGCTTGGGCGGCATCACCGCCGTTGCCGCCGCGGGCCTCATCTTCTGGGGTGTCAAAGCCTCGGGCGACTATACCGCTGCCAAGGACGAATATACCACCGCCGCCGACGAGGTGGAGAAGATGGCACAGGCCAAGGTCTATCCGAGCGAGGCGAACCTTCAGGCCAAGAAGAAGGCCGTGACCGACTATGAGAAGTCGGTGGGCGACATGCAGAAGGCCTTCGACAAATTCCGCGCGCCGACTCCGCCAAACGTGGATCCCGCCGCTTTCAGCGATACCCTGCTCAAGGCCAAGGATGTCGCCAAGAAGGCCTTCGACGAAGTGCGGCCGCAGGCGACCGAGTTGCCGGGCGAGTTCTTCCTCGGCCTCGAAGCCTACACCACGTCCCCGCCGGAACGGGGTGCCACCGGCATCCTGACCTATCAGCTTGAAGCACTCAGCGAGCTGATGGCGAATCTTGCCGCTGCGGGCCCGACCAAGCTGATCAACATCCACCGTCCCCAGCTTGAGGAGGAGAGTGGCAAGCCGTTCGATGCCAAGGGCAAGTCGTACCGGGCCCTGCCGGTCGAGGTCTCGTTCTACGGAAATGAGGCTTCGCTGCGCAAGTTCGTCTCTTCACTCGATGATTCGAAAGCGCATTACTACGTGGTGCGCTCGATCCGGGTGATCAATGAGAAGGCCAAGGCCCCGACGGCCGCCGATGGCAACTTCGAAACCGGTGAAGATGAAGCCAAGCCGGAAGGCGGCGCTGCTGCCGATCCCTTCGGCGGTGCTGGTGGTGCCGGTGGCTTCGTGCTGCCCGGTGATGAACCCGCCGCCCCGCCTGCCGATGGTGCTGCACCTGCACCTGCCGGAGCTCCTGCGGCAGCGCCAGCCGATGCCGCCGCTCCTGCTGCCGGTGGTGATGGAGTGATCCTCCAGCAGGTCCTCGGATCCGAGAAGCTCAACGTTTTCCTGCGGATCGATATCATTCAGTTCCTTGAAGCCCCCGTCGACGCGAAGAAGGCCTCCGTCGAAGCGAAGAAGGCCACTGTCGAAGCTCAGAAACCCTAA